In the Ferribacterium limneticum genome, TTCGTGCCGGCATCGACGCCTACAAGCGTGCGGTCGACGAGGGCAAGGTCGAGAAGAAGGTCGACGAGAGCGGCTATCCGCGCCGTCTCGAAGACCTGGATCAGGGTGTCGAGAATATTCAGGACCCGAACAAGACCAAGCTCTATTTTCTGCGCCGCATGCCGCGCGACCCGTTTTCGGACGATCCGGCCCTGACGGCAGCGCAGACCTGGGGCAGGCGCAGTTACGCCAGCCCGCCCGATGCGCCGCTGGCCGGCGTCGATGTTTTCGATGTCTATTCATTGTCCGGCGGGGTGGGCCTGAACGGCACGCCTTACCGCGAGTGGTGAGCCATGGCCGGCGC is a window encoding:
- a CDS encoding type II secretion system protein translates to MIDLPNRGFTLIELVITVAIVGILAMTAMPIIEVTVKRQKETDLRAALRQIRAGIDAYKRAVDEGKVEKKVDESGYPRRLEDLDQGVENIQDPNKTKLYFLRRMPRDPFSDDPALTAAQTWGRRSYASPPDAPLAGVDVFDVYSLSGGVGLNGTPYREW